CTTTGGACGGCGCCGCTGCGATGTCCGTGCCCGACGAGCGCTTCGCGTTCCTCTACGACGCCGCCGTGCGCTACCTGGTTCTGCTGTCGCCCGACGACGTCTATCCCGGCCCGTACACCTACAAGCGATTCTGGTTTCGCGACGCCGCGTTCATCCTCAACGCGATGCTGGCCACGGGCATGAGTCAGCGCGCCGCCCCGGTGCTCGAGCGCTTTGGCCCGCGCCAGCGGATCGACGGGTTTTTCCTGTCGCAGGCCGGCGAATGGGACTCCAACGGCGAGGCCCTCTGGGTCCTGCGCCGGTATCACGAGTTGACCGGACTGCCGCCGCATGCTTCGCTGCATCCGATGGTGATCTCCGGCGGCCAGTGGATCATCCGCAAGCGATGTGCCAGGGATATCGAGGCCCTTCACGCCGGGCTGCTGCCGGCTGGTTTCAGCGCCGAGCATCTGGGCAACAACGACTTTTACTACTGGGACGATTTCTGGGGCGTTGCCGGTCTTCGCGCCGCGGCTTGGCTGTGCCGGCGGTGGGACGACCGGACGCACGCCCAGATGTTCGCCAACGGGGCTGACGACCTGGCCGCCGCGATCGAGCGGAGCCTGGAGCGGTCGCGGGATATTCGCCGCTGCGACGCGCTGCCGGCCTCGGCCTATCGGCGGATGGACGCCGGGGCGGTCGGCTCGGTCGTGGCGTCGTACCCGCTGCGCCTGCTCGAATGGGACGATCCGCGGATGCGCCAGACGGTTGACTTCCTGTTGGAGCGGTGCCGCGTCCGCGGCGCGTTCTTCCAGGACCTGATCCACTCCGGGCTCAACGCGTACCTGACGCTGCACCTGGCCCAGGCCCTGCTGCGGATGGGCGATCCGCGGTTTTTCGAATTGGTGCGGACGGTGGCCGATCTGGCGTCACCCACCGGCCAGTGGCCCGAGGCGATCCATCCGCGGACCGGCGGCGGCTGCATGGGCGACGGCCAGCACCTGTGGGCCTCCGCTGAGTGGGTCATGATGATGCGGAACCTGTTCGTACGCGAGGAGGATGATCGACTCATTTTGGGCAGCGGCATTCCTGACGAGTGGGTCCGGCAGGGGTCACGGATTTCCTTCGGCCCGACGGCGACGCCGTGGGGCGCGATCGACGTCGAGATCGAAGGGTTCGACGATCGGGTCGAGGTGCGGTGGCGCGGGCAATGGCGAGACCACGCGCCGCCGGTCGAGGCGCGGCTGGGCGACCGGACGCCGATCATGATCGAAGGCGCGATCGGCCGGGCGGAGTTTGGCCGATCCGCCGCGAAGGTTCACAGCGTGCGCGACGAAAGCGAGAGACGATGAGAATTGCGATGTTCACCAACAGCTATCTGCCTCAGGTCGGCGGCGTGGCCCGCTCGGTCGAGCGGTTCACGTGCGCCTACCGGCGGCTGGGGCATCGCGTGCTGGTGGTGGCGCCGGAATACCGCGAACCGTCCGACGACGACCCGGACGTGGTCCGCGTGCCGGCGATCCAGCACTTCAACGGCAGCGACTTTTCCGTGACCCTGCCGGTCAGCCTCGGGCTCTCGGAGGTCATTGACGACTTCCAACCCGAGATCATCCACGCCCACCACCCATTTCTGATCGGCAACACGGCCCTTCGCGTCGCGGCGGAACGCGGCTTGCCGCTGGTGTTCACTCACCACACGATGTACGAGCACTACACGCACTATGTCCCGCTCCACCTGGAGGCCCTCCGGCGGTACGTGCTGGAGCTCTCGACCGGGTTTGCCAACCTCAGCGACCGGGTGATCGCCCCGAGCCGCAGCGTGGCTGAGATCCTGGAGCAGCGCGGCGTGCGCCGCCCGATCGCGGTCGTGCCGACCGGCGTCGAACTGGAGCAGTTCGAGCGGGGCGACGGCGCCGCGTTTCGACGACGTCACGAGATCGATTCGGACGCGTTTGTGATCGGGCACGTCGGCCGCTTGGCGCCGGAGAAGAACCTGGCGTTTCTCGCCCGCGCCGTCGCCGACGTGTTGGCCCGCCGGCCGCGGAGCGGGTTCGTGGTCATCGGGGCCGGCGTCTCGCGGCAGGCGATGCGGGACATCTTCGCCGGGGCGAACGTGCTGGAGCGGGTGCGTTTCGCCGGAATCTGCACCGGAAGCGATCTGGTGGACGCGTACCACGCGATGGACTTGTTCGCGTTCGCCTCGAAGACCGAGACGCAAGGCATGGTGCTGGTCGAGGCCCTCGCCGCCGGATGTCCCGTGGCCGCCCTCGACGCGCCCGGCGCTCGCGAGGTGGTCCGCGACGGCGAGAACGGCCGGCTGATCGTGTGCGAAGACGAAGCGGCGTTCGCCGAAGCGATCGACTGGGCGGCGAACTTACCGGCCGGCCGGCGCGAGCGGCTTCGCCGGCGGGCTCGGCAAAGCGCCGAGCCGTTCTCGACCGACCGCTGCGTCCGGAGCACGTTGGACATCTACAGCCAGGTGCTTGGCCAGGCGGGCGATCGTCCCGCCGCGGAGATCACCCGTTGGGCCTCCTTGCAGCGATCGCTTCAGCGGGAGTGGGACATCTGGGCCAATCGCGCCCGCGCCCTGGCTGAGTCGATCGGCACAGAACCGAACGGCAAGAGTTAGCCGCCGCTTCACGGCGCCCGCAGTTCGCCGGCTGGATGCACGCGGGCAAAGGCGCGGGCGTTTCCGTCGTAGCCGACCCATACGTACCACGGACGAGGCAGGCCGCGCGGATCGATGAGCCGCGACGGATGGACCGGTCGAAGCGCCAGCTCGAAGGAGGCCTCCTGCCCCGGCGCCAGCTCAAAGGCGACCTGGTCCGAGAGCGGTTCGGCCACACCGTCGACCCGCAACTGGATCATTCCCGCCGCCGTTTCCGGCAGGTGATTGACCAGCCTCGCCCGCACGGGCCCGCCGGCGGCGGACTGCTCCGCCCAGGCCAGCAGCGGCCCGGATTCGCCGACCGCCAGCAGGATCGTCGTGCCCTCCAGCAGCGGGATGGTCGTCGCAAGCTCCCGACCGTCGAGCGAGAAGGGCAATTCCATCAGCCGCTCGCGCACCGTATCGAGGCCGTACAGCTTCGCGACGCGATCGAACGGCAGCGTCATTCGCGCGGGCACGTTGTGCCGGCGGCGCGGACCCCAGTTGGTCACGCCCAGCATCGCCGTTCCTTCGTCGCCGCAGTACGAGAGGATCTGGAAGTGCATGTCGTCCACCTCCGGGTCCGCGTCGCGCAGGTCCACGTCGGCCGGCGGCGTCACGCCGTTCTCGCTGAGGAAGGCGCCGATCAGCTTGCGGATGACCGGGTCGCCCTGGTTGAGCAGTTCGCTGTCGCGGCAGACCGGATTGGGCGCCCGCGAGAGGGTGTAGAAGTAGTTGCGGTACGCGTTGAAGACCGCCGCCGCCACGTAGAGCGTGCGACCCTCGCCAAAGGTTCCATCCACCGCTGCGGGCAGGCCGCTGGGCGGGCCGGCCGACTGGGTCGCGGTTTCCTGCGGAGCGAGGAATGTCGGGACCTGGTCCAGCACATGGTCGACAACGTTTTGGCGGACCAGCTCATCGGGGAAGGTGGCCAACACGCGGGTGGCTTCGCCCCGCCGAATAATTCCCGCTCGGGCCATCGGCGCGCACGCCTCGCCGCTGTTCTCGATCGGCGACGGCGAGGTCAGGACCGTCGGCAGCTCGAAGTGGATCAATGCCGACAACCTCTGGGTGGCCTCCCATGGGAGCGGCGCGCTGACCATCGAGGAAGGGGGCGAGGTCTCCAACGCCACCGGGTATCTGGGCTACGGGTCCGGTTCGCAGGGGATGATCACCGTCACCGGAGGGGGGTCGAAATGGACCAATGCCGAGGACCTCTATGTGGGCTATGAGGGGACCGGATCGCTCGCGGTGATCGACGGAGGGGCGGTGGATGTCGGAAGGACGCTCTGGGCGTCGATGGGGGACCTGTCCGGGGACGGGACAATCACTGTGGGCAAGGGTGCCGTGTTGGATGCCGATCTGGTCTTCGACGCAGCCCACGGAAACCAGCAGACCCTGGCGTTTGGGACCGGCGGCCAATTGCACCTGACCATCGATGGCACAGAGTCGCTGGGCGTCGGGTACAAAAACGCCGGGACGTTGACGGTCGCTGAGGGGGCGGCCATCGACTCATCCATCGGGTATCTGGGCTACCACGCCGGTTCGCAAGGGACAGCCACCATCACCGGCAGGGGGTCGAGGTGGACTGTTTCCTCCGGGCTCCGTGTGGGCTGTGGTGGTAGCGGCACGCTGACCATTGAGGACGGAGGGGAAGTCTCCAGTTCCTATGGAGGGATCCTGGGCTTGGGTCCCGGTTCACAGGGGACAGTCGTCATCACCGGCGGCGGGTCGAGGTGGACCAATGCCAGTGCGCTCTACGTGGGCTACGACGGCGGGAGCGGCACACTGACTATCGAGGGCGGGGGTGAGGTCTCCAACACCGCCGGTTACCTGGGCCGCCAGTCCGGTTCGCACGGAACGACCACCGTCATCGGCCCGGGGTCGAGGTGGACCAATGCTGGCGAACTCTGGGTGGGCTACCCTGGACGTGGCGGCATACCGTCGGGGACCGGATCGCTGACGGTGGCCGATGGGGGGCAGGTGACGGCGGACAGCCTGAGCATCTACTATCAGTCCACTGTCGACCTCTCGGTCAGCGGCGATGACATGCTGGTGCTGGGAACCGCCTCGACGACCGGAAGCGTTACCAACAACGGACAGATCAACCTCCATGCCGACGCGTTCCTGCCTGCCGGGACCTACCGACCGATCTCCGAGTATGCCGGACGGACGATGACCTGGAGCGGCAGCGGTTCATACAGCGGCGTCGGCGGGACGTGGGACCAGACGGCCAAGACCTTCACCGTCATGGCTCCGACGGCCCAGGACGCCGGCGCGGCTGGCCCGGTTGTCGACGGCGGACGACTGGTGATCACCGACGCGATCAGCGGTCGGCGGGTGGGGGTCGGCTTCGGAGATGTGCCCGAGGGCGCCACCTTCGCCGCCGAGCCGCTGGGACCTGCCGAGTTGGCTGGGCTGACCGGGCTGCTGACCGCTGGCGAAGAGGTGCTTGCGGTCTGGGACTTCCAGACCACCCTGACCGGCATCCCGGTGCTTTTGTCGTTCGAGGTCGACCCGCAGGCGAGCGGCCTGGCGGTCTGGCACTTTGCGGACGAAACCTGGAGCCCCTGCGTCCCGGACTTCCTGGTGCGCAGCCAAGCCGGGGTCTTGAGCTTCACCGTCACCGACTTCAGCGCCTACGCGGTCACCGGCGTGCCCGAGCCAGCCACGCTGATCCTCCTGGCGGTTGGAGGCTTGGCCGGTCTGGGCCGTCGACGGGCGTAATGGCTACGGCCCAACTGCCGACGCGGCTTGGGCGAAGCTGGTCAGCAGGGCTTGGCTGTCGGCTTTGGCGATCAGGAATCGGGGTTCGCCGTCGTAGGGCAGGGCGGTTCCTTGTTCGTCGGTCTTGAGTTCGACCGGGTTGTCCATCAGGTCGACCAGCCGGGCCGGACCGGCGGGCAGCCGGACGTTGAGCTTGCCCGATTGTTCCGGGGTCTTGCCGTACCAGTAGGCCACCACGGTCTGGTCCGCATCCGTAAACGCCATCGCGTAGAGGCCCTCGTCGGTGACTACCTTGCCCGCGAAGGGCCGGCGGTCGAGCATCCAGGTCATCGTGTTGTACGCGCAGATGATCGGCTTGATGCCCTCCGGCCGGATCATGTTGTAGTGCCAGCGGTCGTTGTACGACTGGAACGTGAAGTACATGAAGTGCTCGACCCCCTCCGACAGCCCGAGCAGGTGGGCCCGCACGCAGTAGATGGCCTGGAGGCGTTCGGGCACGACGATCCTCCGCATCGGTTCCGGGGCGTCATCGGGATAGTGCGGGTTGTCGTGGTCGTTCGCCGACCACGCGAACTCGGTCCACCAGACCGGCATGCCCGGCCGGTACTTGTCGATTTCCTCCCGCACGGTCCGCTGGAACCCGACCATGCCGCCGTCCTCCGGCGAGGCTTTGCCGTCGTTGACGTACGGGTGGACGGCGATGGCGTCGGACGCCTCGGCCCCGCCGGCCTTCAGATACGCCTTCAGATAGTCCACCGCCCAGATCGAGCTGACGCACGCCAGCACAACGGTGTTCGGATCGACCTTGTGGGCCTCTTCCATCGCGATCCGATGGACCAGCACGCAGTTGTCCACGGGCATCTCGCCAATGTAGACCTCGTTGGAGACTTCCAGGGCGTTGGTCTGGCCGGCATACCGCTCGGCCTTCAGGCGGCTGAACGTCCGCCACGCCTCGAGGTCCTTGACCGGCGGCCGCCACCCTTCGCCCATCGATCCCGGCCACGCGGCGAACTCGCCCCACAGCATGTTGCCCATCTTCAGCTCGGCGGTGTACTTGAGCGCCTTGTCGGTGAATCGCCAGTCGTACTGGCCCTTGGCCGGCTCGCGATAGCGCCAGCCGCACTCGTCGCGCGACCACTGGACGCCCATCTTCTTGGCCAGCGTCAGGGCGCTGCCGTTGTCGTACGCCGCGCTGATGCCGAACAGGCCGAACCGGTCCGACGGCTCGAACGGCCGATCCAGCGGATGGCTGCGGATCACGCCAAACGTCAGCAGGCCTTCATAGTTGTGGCCGTAGCGGGACTCGACGGCCTCGACCGTCACCGTGTGGAACCCCTTCTTGCGGACGGCTGGCTGCAGCGTCACCGTCTGCGGTTCGCCCGCCGGCAGCACCTTCTCCGTCGTCGTCTCGTCGATGCATTCGCCGTAGAAGTCCACCACCTTCACCCGAAGGCTGATCGGCAGCGGATCGGCCAGCATATTGGCAAGCTTCAGCGAGATCTCGACCTTTTCGCTCTCGTCGAAGACGTTGCGGAACCGCTCGGTCGACAGCGCCACCTCGACGGCCGGCGAGGGCGCAGCCAGCGAGAAATCCAATGCGCCGTCGTCGCCCGCCCACAGGCTCAACAGCAGACAGCCGTCAGGCCCGCGTTCGATCCGCACCGCCGACGCCTTGTTGATGAGCACCTTGAGATTGCGGCTCGGATCCTGCGCCAGCTCGATCCGTTTGGGATTGGACGCGACGAAGGGCTTCTCGGCGATCAGCGATTCGAGCGCCGCTGCGACCTCATCCACCACGAATCGCTCCTTGGCGAATGCCGCCGCGGTTAGTCGCAGGACAAATCCCGTTTCACAGCCGCCGGCGTTCGGACCGATCATCACGCGGACGCTTTGCTCTTCCGCCTGCCAGGTCTGCTGGATGGCCGCCGTCCCGCCCGGCAACGTCGCCTGCCCGGTCAGGCTGATGACCTGGCCGGTCCTGGTCACTTCGAGCTGATCCAGCGAGGCGCCCTGACCCGCGGCCAAATCCCTGCCGATCGCCAGCCCGCCGCCGTCGGCCAGCACGTGGCCGAACCCCGTGATCCGCGAGACCTTCTGCGGATACTCCGGGTCCAGCGCCACCTGCAGGCGATCGTTGTAGAACGTCTTCTCCCGGATCTCGTTCCAAGGCGTCTTCTCCTGGACGACGAGTTTGATCTGACCCAGGGCCGTCCCGGCCGATAGACATACCAATACCGCCATGGTGCAGATTCGGATCATTGGAGCGATCTCCGGATTACCACGTGCCGTTTCTAGAAAGACCACGCACTGTTTCGAAAGAGGGTATCCGCCCCCAGGGTGTACCAAGGGGGGTTGTTGTAGTGATCGCAATGGATCATCTCGACGTGGCCGTCCACAAACAGCGTCTGTCGCAGCAGTTCGCTGTGCAGCGCGGCCGGCTGCTCGCTGTAGCTCGGCGCTATGCGGCAGTACCAGTACTCGCACAGCAGCAACAGTTCCGACGCCCGGTGACTTGGCGCTTGTTGCGGCGGGCAGTTCACTGTGGTCTCTGTGTTGCCCAGCCAGGGGTTCATCGAGTAGTTGCCGCCGTTGCCGAACTGACCGCAGGCCGATCCCTCCGGATCGGACGGGCACCGCAGCAGGTTCGGCGCCGCGGCGGCGGGCGAGGTGGCGGGATCGATTGCCGCATAGGCTGCAATCTTCTGCGGCCACGTGGTGTTCGTGGCCCGCTCGTACGCCAACGGCAGCCAATCGGAATAGTCGTCGACGTAATGATGAAAAGCCGTACCCAACTGCCGGAGGTTCGACCCGCACGTCACCCGCCGGGCTCCTTCGCGGGCGCTGGCCAGCGCCGGCAGCAGCATCGACACCAGCACCGCAATGATCGCCACCACCACCAAAAGCTCAATCAACGTAAATGATTTCGAATTCCGAATTTCGGATTTCGAATGGACAGGCGGTCGTCGTATTGGCGGGCAATCCATAGAAGTCAACACCATCTCCTTGCCAAGCTCAGGCATCAACGGCTAGTCTACTGGAACCGGGCGGCCGAGTCAAGGTGTTTTTTGTGATGTCACGTGAAATCAGCCGATTCAGGCGATTCCGCCCTTGACCGCGGCGGGCCGGACGGGGTATACTGGAGGCCATGTCGGACCAGAAACCCCCAGCCGCGATGACCATGGCCCAGATCGCCCGCCTCGCCGGGGTCTCCCGGACCGCGGTCTCAGCCGTCCTGAACAAACGCCAGGGAACCACCCGTCTGAAGCCCGAGACGCGTCAGCGGATCGAAACCCTCCTGCGCCAGACCCGCTACCGGCCCAACAGTGTGGGCAAAGCCCTGGTCTTGCGGCGAAGCCTGCTGGTCGGCGTCATGGCCCAGGAGGTCGGCTGGTCCTTCATGCCCCAGGCCCTCCAGGGCATCGAAGACTTCGCCGAAGACCGCGGCTGCGGCGTCCTGGTCATGACCGGCCGGCACGAGCCGCAGCGGGAGGAGCGGGTTCTCGAGTTCCTCCTCGAACGCCGCACCGACGGGATCATCCTCGCT
The window above is part of the Phycisphaerae bacterium genome. Proteins encoded here:
- a CDS encoding DUF1559 domain-containing protein, which translates into the protein MDCPPIRRPPVHSKSEIRNSKSFTLIELLVVVAIIAVLVSMLLPALASAREGARRVTCGSNLRQLGTAFHHYVDDYSDWLPLAYERATNTTWPQKIAAYAAIDPATSPAAAAPNLLRCPSDPEGSACGQFGNGGNYSMNPWLGNTETTVNCPPQQAPSHRASELLLLCEYWYCRIAPSYSEQPAALHSELLRQTLFVDGHVEMIHCDHYNNPPWYTLGADTLFRNSAWSF
- a CDS encoding PEP-CTERM sorting domain-containing protein → MASHGSGALTIEEGGEVSNATGYLGYGSGSQGMITVTGGGSKWTNAEDLYVGYEGTGSLAVIDGGAVDVGRTLWASMGDLSGDGTITVGKGAVLDADLVFDAAHGNQQTLAFGTGGQLHLTIDGTESLGVGYKNAGTLTVAEGAAIDSSIGYLGYHAGSQGTATITGRGSRWTVSSGLRVGCGGSGTLTIEDGGEVSSSYGGILGLGPGSQGTVVITGGGSRWTNASALYVGYDGGSGTLTIEGGGEVSNTAGYLGRQSGSHGTTTVIGPGSRWTNAGELWVGYPGRGGIPSGTGSLTVADGGQVTADSLSIYYQSTVDLSVSGDDMLVLGTASTTGSVTNNGQINLHADAFLPAGTYRPISEYAGRTMTWSGSGSYSGVGGTWDQTAKTFTVMAPTAQDAGAAGPVVDGGRLVITDAISGRRVGVGFGDVPEGATFAAEPLGPAELAGLTGLLTAGEEVLAVWDFQTTLTGIPVLLSFEVDPQASGLAVWHFADETWSPCVPDFLVRSQAGVLSFTVTDFSAYAVTGVPEPATLILLAVGGLAGLGRRRA
- a CDS encoding glycosyltransferase family 4 protein; this translates as MRIAMFTNSYLPQVGGVARSVERFTCAYRRLGHRVLVVAPEYREPSDDDPDVVRVPAIQHFNGSDFSVTLPVSLGLSEVIDDFQPEIIHAHHPFLIGNTALRVAAERGLPLVFTHHTMYEHYTHYVPLHLEALRRYVLELSTGFANLSDRVIAPSRSVAEILEQRGVRRPIAVVPTGVELEQFERGDGAAFRRRHEIDSDAFVIGHVGRLAPEKNLAFLARAVADVLARRPRSGFVVIGAGVSRQAMRDIFAGANVLERVRFAGICTGSDLVDAYHAMDLFAFASKTETQGMVLVEALAAGCPVAALDAPGAREVVRDGENGRLIVCEDEAAFAEAIDWAANLPAGRRERLRRRARQSAEPFSTDRCVRSTLDIYSQVLGQAGDRPAAEITRWASLQRSLQREWDIWANRARALAESIGTEPNGKS